Proteins from one Patescibacteria group bacterium genomic window:
- the mscL gene encoding large-conductance mechanosensitive channel protein MscL: protein MFQEFKKFAMRGNVMDMAVGVIIGGAFGKIVTSFVNDIIMPPIGVLTGGVNFSKLAITLKKATETSNAITLNYGLFINTVVNFIIIAFSIFIAVKQINKLKKKEEAKPKETPEDILLLREIRDSLKNK from the coding sequence ATGTTTCAAGAATTCAAAAAATTTGCCATGCGAGGCAATGTTATGGATATGGCGGTTGGTGTAATTATTGGCGGAGCCTTTGGCAAAATTGTCACTAGTTTTGTAAATGATATTATCATGCCACCAATTGGTGTGCTGACTGGAGGAGTCAATTTTTCCAAATTGGCTATTACTTTGAAAAAGGCCACTGAAACTTCTAACGCTATTACGCTCAACTACGGATTGTTTATAAATACAGTTGTAAATTTTATTATCATTGCTTTTTCTATATTTATAGCTGTCAAACAAATCAATAAATTAAAGAAAAAAGAAGAGGCCAAACCCAAAGAAACTCCAGAAGATATACTGCTTCTCAGAGAAATAAGAGATTCATTAAAAAATAAATAA
- a CDS encoding vitamin K epoxide reductase family protein, translated as MKNNNKLIYGFLTLGLIGFADALYLTVSHYTGDIACSVISGCQEVLVSPYSEIFGLPIALFGAAYYLFIFLTAVFYLDTKHILAFKVLGYLPIIAFVFSLYLVYLQIFVIHAICQYCMLSALTSTLIFISGLFLLKNKKIELN; from the coding sequence TTGAAAAACAACAATAAACTAATCTACGGTTTTTTGACGCTTGGCCTAATTGGCTTTGCTGACGCCTTGTATCTAACAGTATCGCATTATACTGGAGATATTGCCTGTTCGGTTATTTCCGGCTGCCAGGAAGTGCTAGTTAGCCCGTACAGTGAAATTTTTGGTCTGCCTATTGCTCTGTTTGGAGCGGCTTATTATCTTTTTATTTTTTTGACAGCCGTATTTTACTTGGATACTAAACATATATTAGCTTTTAAAGTATTGGGTTATCTGCCAATTATAGCTTTTGTATTTTCTCTATATTTAGTTTACTTGCAGATATTTGTAATACACGCTATTTGCCAGTATTGTATGCTATCAGCACTTACCTCTACCCTTATATTTATATCCGGACTATTTTTACTAAAAAACAAAAAAATAGAATTAAACTAA
- a CDS encoding DsbA family protein, translated as MKGKQRAFFWSGIVVVLTFLTLIIIQIAKPNNEGSTILTDQEWIKGNESASVSLIEYSDFQCPACGVYYSHVKSLAEEFGDRIKIIYRHYPLEQIHPYANLSAQAAEAAGQQGQFWQMHDLLFENQSTWSNSQQPEQIFVDYANQLGLDIEKFKNDMDSREIKNAIRDDEISGNQALVEGTPTFFLNGQKIANPLSYDKFRQIINNELEKQQ; from the coding sequence ATGAAAGGAAAACAAAGAGCCTTTTTTTGGTCAGGGATTGTTGTAGTATTAACTTTTTTGACCTTAATAATCATTCAAATTGCCAAACCAAACAACGAAGGTTCAACAATACTAACTGATCAAGAATGGATAAAAGGTAATGAGAGCGCTAGTGTCAGTTTGATAGAATATAGTGACTTTCAATGCCCCGCTTGTGGAGTATACTATAGTCATGTCAAATCTTTAGCCGAAGAATTTGGCGATAGAATAAAAATAATCTACCGACATTATCCATTGGAGCAAATTCATCCTTATGCCAATTTGTCTGCTCAAGCAGCAGAAGCTGCTGGCCAACAAGGACAATTTTGGCAAATGCATGACCTGCTTTTTGAAAATCAATCCACTTGGTCAAACTCCCAACAACCAGAACAAATTTTTGTAGATTATGCCAACCAACTTGGTCTAGACATAGAAAAATTTAAAAATGACATGGATAGCCGAGAAATAAAAAATGCTATCCGCGATGATGAAATCAGCGGCAATCAGGCGCTCGTAGAAGGCACACCCACTTTTTTCTTAAATGGACAAAAAATCGCAAATCCCCTGAGCTATGATAAATTTAGACAAATAATAAACAATGAGCTTGAAAAACAACAATAA
- a CDS encoding DsbA family protein — translation MEQHHSNKGPIDNLKPKAAFKAGLLSGLGVMFAIGFFVLLGMMLNGKDFSLGKNTNSNNNNQIANANTNDNAAAAAITIQPVDKDKDWIRGNKNAKVSIIEFSDIDCPFCQRFHDTMNEIMKEYGNDVNWVYRHFPLTSLHPEAAKKAEASECVGEQGGNDKFWEFLDKVFAAGTKVADLGVVVSNMGLNANDFQSCLDSGKYAAKVQDQSRQAQAAGGRGTPYSIIISGDQKVPIPGALPIDSVKASLDSILK, via the coding sequence ATGGAACAACATCACAGTAACAAGGGTCCAATAGACAACTTAAAGCCAAAGGCTGCTTTTAAAGCTGGCTTGCTTTCAGGCTTGGGAGTAATGTTTGCTATCGGGTTCTTTGTTTTATTGGGCATGATGCTCAACGGTAAAGATTTTTCTTTAGGAAAAAATACCAACTCTAATAATAACAATCAGATAGCAAATGCCAACACCAATGATAATGCTGCTGCCGCTGCTATAACTATTCAGCCAGTTGATAAAGACAAAGACTGGATACGTGGCAACAAAAATGCCAAGGTCTCTATCATTGAATTTTCCGATATAGATTGCCCATTCTGTCAAAGATTTCATGACACTATGAATGAAATAATGAAAGAATACGGCAATGATGTTAATTGGGTCTATAGACATTTCCCACTAACCAGTCTTCATCCTGAAGCTGCCAAAAAAGCTGAAGCGTCCGAGTGCGTAGGTGAACAAGGTGGTAATGATAAATTCTGGGAATTCTTGGATAAAGTATTTGCAGCTGGAACCAAGGTTGCTGATTTGGGAGTTGTAGTATCCAACATGGGATTGAATGCTAATGACTTTCAAAGCTGTCTGGATTCTGGAAAATATGCCGCTAAAGTACAAGACCAATCTCGTCAGGCTCAAGCCGCCGGTGGTCGTGGTACTCCATATAGCATCATAATATCAGGTGACCAAAAAGTACCTATCCCTGGCGCTTTGCCAATTGATAGTGTAAAAGCTTCACTTGATTCTATATTAAAATAA
- a CDS encoding 3D domain-containing protein, giving the protein MYIVVTAYNSEPGQTDDTPFITAFGTHVRDGIVATNFLPKGTIVRFPDKYGDKEFVVEDRMNSRYYYHMDIWMAEKSEAINFGAKFLKMEIL; this is encoded by the coding sequence ATGTATATCGTAGTTACAGCTTATAATTCTGAACCTGGCCAGACTGACGATACTCCTTTTATTACTGCTTTTGGTACTCATGTTAGAGACGGTATTGTAGCCACCAATTTCTTGCCAAAAGGCACAATTGTTCGTTTTCCTGATAAATATGGTGATAAAGAATTTGTAGTAGAAGACCGCATGAATTCCCGATATTATTATCATATGGATATTTGGATGGCCGAAAAATCTGAAGCTATTAATTTTGGTGCCAAATTCTTAAAAATGGAGATTTTATAA
- a CDS encoding endonuclease Q family protein: protein MQKIIDFHIHSKYARATSKTFDLEEMVKWSEIKGVDIISCADFTHPQWFKNLQNNLEEDNNSGLYKLKNSTSKVRFIISTEVSCIYSQGGKTRRVHLCILMPSLASAKKFNKSLADRGAKLASDGRPILGMSAKEILQIMLDTDKRAMMIPAHVWTPWFAVFGSKSGFDNLKECFEELTPHIRAIETGLSSDPIMNWRLSELDNITLVSNSDAHSGPQIGREANVMNLTYNTYDEIIDIIATKDKKRFLYTIEFFPEEGMYHYDGHRECGFVSSPEATKKLKGICPKCKKSLTIGVVSQIEDLSDIAKDKINKSKHIPYKSIVPLPSLIADYFGMGRSSKRVQNLFLDIIGQAGNEFKVLLDLDFSELKKIMPENLAQGIIRMRQNKIKLNPGFDGQYGTIEVFSEEEKQSAKNNKQTALF from the coding sequence ATGCAAAAAATAATTGATTTTCATATACATTCCAAATATGCTAGGGCTACTTCCAAGACTTTTGATCTGGAGGAGATGGTCAAATGGTCAGAAATAAAAGGCGTAGATATTATATCTTGCGCTGATTTTACTCATCCTCAATGGTTTAAAAATTTGCAAAACAATCTAGAGGAGGATAATAATAGTGGGTTATATAAATTAAAGAATTCAACCTCGAAGGTTAGGTTTATAATATCTACTGAAGTTTCATGTATATATAGCCAAGGTGGCAAAACTAGGCGGGTTCATCTCTGTATTTTGATGCCTAGCTTGGCCTCAGCCAAAAAATTTAATAAATCTTTGGCAGACAGAGGTGCAAAATTGGCTTCTGATGGTCGGCCAATACTGGGCATGAGCGCCAAAGAGATTTTGCAGATAATGTTGGATACAGATAAAAGAGCGATGATGATACCGGCTCACGTTTGGACTCCTTGGTTTGCGGTCTTTGGTTCTAAAAGTGGTTTTGATAATTTGAAGGAATGTTTTGAAGAATTAACACCGCACATTAGAGCTATTGAAACAGGCCTGTCATCAGATCCGATTATGAATTGGCGTTTATCGGAGCTTGATAATATAACTTTAGTTTCCAACTCGGATGCTCATAGCGGACCGCAAATTGGGCGTGAAGCTAATGTCATGAATCTCACATATAATACTTATGATGAAATAATAGACATCATTGCTACTAAAGACAAAAAAAGATTTCTCTATACTATAGAATTTTTCCCAGAAGAGGGTATGTATCATTATGATGGGCATCGTGAGTGTGGTTTTGTTTCTTCGCCTGAGGCAACAAAAAAATTAAAAGGTATTTGTCCAAAGTGTAAAAAATCTTTGACTATCGGTGTAGTCAGTCAGATTGAAGATTTGTCAGATATAGCAAAGGACAAAATAAATAAATCAAAACATATACCTTATAAAAGTATTGTGCCATTACCAAGTCTTATAGCAGATTATTTTGGTATGGGTAGATCCAGTAAAAGGGTGCAAAATTTATTTTTAGATATTATTGGTCAGGCCGGCAATGAATTTAAAGTTTTACTTGATTTGGATTTTAGTGAGTTAAAAAAAATAATGCCGGAAAATTTGGCGCAAGGTATAATCAGAATGCGACAAAACAAAATAAAACTTAATCCAGGATTTGATGGGCAGTATGGCACTATAGAAGTTTTTTCTGAAGAAGAAAAACAGTCAGCTAAAAATAATAAACAGACGGCGCTATTTTGA
- a CDS encoding sulfite exporter TauE/SafE family protein — translation MSSEIIIAFTITFFVRIISATTGGAGLILIPTLISLGLTPSVAIATNRFGATGNVLSIIRFHQDKQVKWSLGKLLIIPTLIGTILGTIVVINIDQNLYQKIIGLVIILSLPFVFYKKNIGLKEFEISKTRKRIGILLTVVASFMGGVFASSGLWFTYLFLFFGLTMLQTAGTRKFLGTIIASVSVVMLIFANLINWPIAIAVLIASLLGGWVGADLGIKAGNLWVKRIFITAVVLMALKIILF, via the coding sequence ATGTCCAGTGAAATAATTATAGCCTTTACGATAACTTTTTTTGTGAGAATAATCAGCGCTACTACAGGCGGCGCTGGTCTTATTTTAATACCTACTTTGATATCTCTAGGTTTGACACCCTCTGTAGCTATCGCCACCAATAGATTTGGTGCCACAGGAAATGTATTATCTATAATAAGATTTCATCAAGATAAACAAGTAAAATGGTCTTTAGGAAAATTGCTAATTATACCTACCTTGATAGGTACAATTTTAGGAACCATCGTAGTAATAAATATTGATCAAAATTTATACCAAAAAATAATAGGTCTAGTAATAATCTTATCTCTGCCTTTTGTATTTTATAAAAAAAATATCGGTCTAAAAGAATTTGAAATATCTAAAACTAGGAAAAGAATTGGAATTTTATTAACAGTAGTGGCTAGTTTTATGGGCGGTGTATTTGCTTCTTCTGGTTTATGGTTTACTTATCTTTTTTTATTTTTTGGTCTAACAATGCTACAAACAGCTGGTACTAGAAAATTTTTAGGTACCATCATTGCTAGTGTTTCGGTCGTAATGCTTATCTTTGCCAATTTAATCAATTGGCCGATTGCCATAGCTGTTCTAATCGCTAGCTTACTAGGTGGTTGGGTAGGAGCTGATTTAGGCATAAAAGCTGGTAATCTTTGGGTAAAAAGAATATTTATAACTGCCGTAGTGTTGATGGCTTTAAAAATAATATTATTTTAA
- a CDS encoding 50S ribosomal protein L19: MAEEQSKTPSKDKAEGKKSENKVKESKESLEIKPGMTVKVHETIREKNAKGEEKERVQVFEGIIIAKKHNKELGATITVRKASGGIGVEKIFPVNSPLITNIEPIKQARVKRAKLGYLRTQKKRLKENKL; this comes from the coding sequence ATGGCCGAAGAACAATCAAAGACCCCGAGCAAAGACAAGGCTGAGGGGAAAAAATCAGAAAATAAAGTCAAAGAAAGCAAAGAATCTCTAGAAATCAAACCTGGCATGACTGTCAAAGTACACGAGACTATCCGCGAAAAAAATGCCAAAGGTGAAGAAAAAGAGAGAGTTCAAGTCTTTGAAGGCATTATAATAGCCAAAAAACACAATAAAGAACTCGGAGCTACTATTACTGTCCGCAAGGCTTCTGGTGGAATTGGTGTAGAAAAAATATTTCCTGTAAATTCACCACTAATTACCAACATAGAACCCATCAAACAAGCCCGAGTAAAACGTGCCAAATTGGGATATCTGAGGACACAAAAGAAAAGGCTCAAAGAAAATAAGTTGTAA
- a CDS encoding cytidylate kinase family protein: protein MRTTKISNGVNPIITISGTPGSGKSTVAKNLLKKYKAERVYVGGLWREIATEKNMTLEELNEYVINHPKADIEMDKRASKKARELAKKSMVIVEGRTQFIFLPESIKLFIKADINETAKRVWQQLKNDKHKERQNESHIKSLEEMITKQKHRKAQDIKRYKKVYKIDYTDEKNYDFVLDTTKLSIDQAAQKVADFINKTVK, encoded by the coding sequence ATGCGAACTACTAAAATTTCTAACGGGGTAAACCCTATTATCACCATCTCTGGCACTCCGGGCAGTGGCAAAAGTACTGTCGCCAAAAATTTACTCAAAAAATACAAAGCTGAGCGTGTTTATGTAGGCGGTCTTTGGCGTGAAATAGCCACCGAAAAAAATATGACTTTAGAAGAGCTAAACGAATATGTAATCAATCACCCCAAAGCTGATATTGAAATGGACAAGAGAGCATCGAAAAAAGCCAGGGAACTAGCCAAAAAATCTATGGTCATAGTAGAAGGCCGAACTCAATTTATATTTTTACCTGAATCTATAAAATTATTTATCAAAGCGGACATCAATGAAACTGCCAAAAGAGTTTGGCAACAGCTAAAAAATGATAAACATAAAGAAAGACAAAACGAATCTCATATAAAATCTCTAGAGGAGATGATAACCAAACAAAAACATCGAAAAGCCCAGGATATTAAGAGATATAAAAAAGTATACAAAATAGACTATACTGACGAGAAAAACTACGATTTTGTACTGGATACCACCAAATTATCTATTGACCAAGCTGCCCAAAAAGTAGCTGATTTTATCAATAAAACAGTTAAATGA
- a CDS encoding RluA family pseudouridine synthase — protein MEFIYQEEDKQRLDKYLPDKLDITRSQIKKLILSGQILVNDKAPTVHHWLKPGDKIFYQPKEVEEKNAEFPAEPKIVDENNEFIVLEKPSNMLSHPTDKGEINTMADWVMQKFPQAQKIGEDPNRPSIVHRLDREVSGLMVIPLTQDSFDSLKRQFADRTVRKEYTALVHGQLINDQGEINQPLERDKKTGLMKVQSGKEAGKIALTTYQIIKRFVNYTLVKVQIKTGRMHQIRAHFYSIGHSIVGDKLYQTKDIRKKKKVLDQRIFLHCTFLKFKDLEGNWHEYKSPLPHLLDQFLNKLK, from the coding sequence ATGGAATTTATATATCAAGAAGAAGACAAACAACGTCTAGACAAATATTTGCCAGACAAACTAGATATCACTCGTAGCCAGATAAAGAAACTCATTTTATCTGGTCAAATTTTAGTAAATGACAAAGCTCCTACTGTCCATCACTGGCTCAAACCTGGAGACAAAATATTTTATCAGCCCAAAGAAGTAGAAGAAAAAAATGCAGAGTTTCCGGCTGAGCCAAAAATAGTTGACGAAAATAATGAATTTATTGTTTTGGAAAAACCAAGTAATATGCTCTCCCACCCCACAGACAAAGGAGAAATAAACACTATGGCTGACTGGGTCATGCAAAAATTTCCTCAGGCACAAAAAATAGGTGAAGACCCAAACAGGCCAAGTATTGTCCATCGTCTAGATAGAGAAGTATCCGGATTGATGGTTATCCCTCTGACTCAGGATAGTTTTGATAGCCTAAAAAGACAATTTGCCGATCGCACAGTCAGAAAAGAATACACTGCTTTAGTTCACGGCCAGCTTATAAATGACCAAGGAGAAATCAATCAACCCCTAGAGCGCGATAAAAAAACCGGCCTTATGAAAGTCCAGTCCGGCAAAGAAGCTGGAAAGATAGCCCTAACCACATATCAAATTATAAAAAGATTTGTAAATTATACTCTGGTAAAAGTCCAGATAAAAACCGGCCGCATGCATCAAATCCGTGCTCATTTTTATAGCATCGGCCATTCTATAGTCGGTGACAAATTGTATCAAACCAAAGACATCCGAAAAAAGAAAAAAGTTTTGGATCAGAGGATATTTCTTCATTGTACTTTTTTAAAATTCAAAGACCTAGAAGGTAACTGGCATGAATACAAATCTCCCCTGCCACATCTACTTGATCAATTTTTAAATAAGTTAAAATAA
- a CDS encoding GIY-YIG nuclease family protein — translation MFTTYVIYNKDKNKIYIGQTANLKQRLDRHNGKLPNKTSSFTAKNKGQWLLVHKEFFTERKQAISRERELKSARGRKFIKNLIINKPL, via the coding sequence ATGTTCACTACTTACGTAATATATAATAAGGATAAAAACAAAATATACATTGGCCAAACCGCAAATTTAAAACAAAGATTGGATAGGCATAATGGTAAATTGCCAAATAAAACAAGCTCCTTTACTGCAAAAAATAAAGGCCAATGGTTATTAGTTCATAAAGAATTTTTTACAGAAAGAAAGCAAGCTATTAGTAGAGAAAGAGAATTAAAAAGTGCACGCGGAAGAAAGTTTATTAAAAATTTAATTATAAATAAGCCCTTATAG
- a CDS encoding cyclic nucleotide-binding domain-containing protein: protein MAKFDLASAPLFKDLDKNELSLVNNFLVSKKYQENAILLKKGEIRDKIFIITSGLVALQAEVEGHQTIALFKEGDVMSEMTIIEKEGVHQYNLRVVSEELETMELLAQSWPSIIKKSPQIATKIYKNIALDLKNKLNHSNNKLVTLFASGKIIGDYDNLENISDYLLKIILRVIPSDKALFITYSPDITKAHVRKNIGYTNIKNDLYFDINSDNILKQLINEPDTAIFYHNTWPKGSENSIYKCQRVIITPIHIKKRVCGFIILGNKKNGRDFSDNNKILLEAIATQVAPAIEEISLEKIKSAQKQVKEVYIDPFNKY, encoded by the coding sequence ATGGCCAAATTTGATTTAGCCAGCGCTCCTCTTTTTAAAGATTTAGACAAAAATGAGCTTTCTTTGGTCAATAACTTTTTGGTAAGCAAAAAATACCAAGAAAATGCAATCCTTTTAAAAAAAGGCGAAATCAGAGATAAAATATTTATTATTACCAGCGGCTTGGTAGCTCTACAAGCTGAAGTAGAGGGTCACCAAACAATCGCCCTTTTTAAAGAAGGCGATGTAATGAGTGAAATGACTATTATTGAAAAAGAGGGCGTCCATCAATACAACTTGAGAGTAGTCAGTGAAGAGCTAGAAACCATGGAGCTACTAGCCCAAAGCTGGCCTAGTATTATTAAAAAATCCCCACAAATTGCTACCAAAATTTATAAAAACATCGCCCTTGATCTAAAAAATAAACTTAATCATTCCAACAACAAGTTGGTTACTTTATTTGCCAGCGGCAAGATAATCGGTGACTATGACAATTTAGAAAATATATCTGACTATCTTTTAAAAATTATTCTGAGAGTAATCCCTTCTGACAAAGCATTATTTATCACCTACTCCCCTGACATTACCAAAGCCCATGTTAGAAAAAACATTGGTTATACAAATATAAAAAATGATTTATATTTTGATATAAACTCTGACAACATATTAAAACAACTTATCAATGAACCTGATACTGCCATATTTTATCACAACACCTGGCCCAAAGGATCAGAAAACTCAATTTATAAATGCCAGCGGGTTATTATCACACCAATTCATATTAAAAAAAGAGTCTGTGGTTTTATCATATTGGGAAACAAAAAAAACGGTCGAGATTTTAGTGACAACAATAAAATACTACTAGAAGCTATCGCCACTCAAGTAGCTCCGGCAATTGAAGAAATATCTTTGGAAAAGATAAAATCCGCCCAAAAACAGGTAAAAGAAGTATATATTGATCCTTTTAACAAGTATTGA
- a CDS encoding type IV pilus twitching motility protein PilT — translation MNINELFKIATQKGASDLHIIVGKPPILRIDGELKMIPEKADITRDAAEAMVFSILTERQKKKFIDERELDISYEIAKFSRYRVNLHWEKDNVGLVARVISNDIPVLEDLGMPPIVNEMIEKSSGLVLVTGPTGCGKSTTLAAMVEKINQLRFANIITLEDPIEFIHKPKKSIIKQRQLGNDMITFQDALRHVLRQDPNVIMVGEVRDLETMSATITLAETGHLVLATLHTHNAAQTIDRIIDVFPPHQQAQVRLQLSISLSCIISQQLLPRVGGGRVAAREILVNTPAVANIIRENKIPQIKSVIQTSAEEGMFSMEQNIKDILSQNLIEEATALAYLNNIN, via the coding sequence ATGAACATCAACGAACTATTTAAAATAGCCACTCAAAAAGGAGCTTCTGATTTGCATATTATAGTCGGCAAACCGCCAATACTCAGAATTGACGGGGAGTTAAAAATGATCCCCGAAAAAGCAGACATCACTCGAGACGCTGCCGAGGCTATGGTTTTTTCTATTTTGACAGAAAGACAAAAGAAAAAATTTATTGATGAGCGCGAACTTGATATTTCTTACGAAATTGCCAAATTCTCTCGCTATCGTGTCAACCTGCACTGGGAAAAAGACAACGTCGGTTTGGTGGCTCGTGTCATTTCCAATGATATACCAGTGCTTGAAGATCTAGGTATGCCGCCAATTGTCAACGAAATGATAGAAAAAAGTAGCGGCTTAGTACTAGTCACTGGTCCGACTGGTTGTGGTAAATCCACTACCCTAGCTGCTATGGTAGAAAAAATAAATCAACTTCGCTTTGCCAACATAATTACCTTGGAAGACCCAATTGAATTTATTCATAAACCAAAAAAAAGTATTATCAAACAAAGACAATTGGGCAATGATATGATTACTTTCCAAGATGCCTTGCGCCATGTCCTCAGACAAGACCCAAATGTTATTATGGTTGGTGAGGTCAGAGATCTAGAGACAATGAGCGCTACTATTACTTTGGCTGAAACCGGACATTTGGTGCTAGCCACATTACACACTCACAATGCCGCCCAAACTATTGACCGTATTATTGATGTCTTTCCACCTCATCAACAAGCTCAGGTCAGACTTCAATTATCTATATCTTTATCCTGTATTATATCTCAACAACTATTGCCTCGCGTAGGTGGTGGTCGAGTAGCTGCTCGTGAAATATTGGTCAATACTCCGGCTGTTGCCAACATCATCCGCGAAAACAAAATACCGCAGATAAAAAGCGTCATTCAAACCAGTGCGGAAGAGGGCATGTTTTCTATGGAGCAAAATATAAAAGATATACTTTCTCAAAATTTGATAGAAGAAGCTACCGCCTTAGCTTATCTAAATAACATAAATTAA
- a CDS encoding DUF4430 domain-containing protein, whose translation MTEKNPKKILQILIPLIFVFVIIVLWQKQGPQYFAEPKETPNTRIIVVKFEFDNEDVVQLQYPHRNPSESLLDIASNISAEQNWDFSFEDYGEMGYLVTKIRDHENGIDQKYWQYFVDFEQPLISADKFFPQPGQLIEWKFEKSRL comes from the coding sequence ATGACCGAAAAAAATCCGAAAAAAATTTTACAAATCCTTATACCTCTAATATTTGTTTTTGTTATTATTGTTTTGTGGCAAAAACAAGGCCCTCAATATTTTGCTGAGCCAAAAGAAACACCAAACACCAGAATCATAGTAGTCAAATTTGAATTTGACAATGAAGATGTTGTTCAGTTACAATATCCACACCGAAACCCCTCTGAAAGTCTCCTAGATATCGCCTCTAACATATCCGCTGAGCAGAACTGGGATTTTTCTTTTGAAGATTACGGCGAGATGGGCTATTTGGTCACCAAAATAAGAGATCATGAAAACGGCATTGACCAAAAATACTGGCAATACTTTGTAGACTTTGAGCAGCCACTCATATCTGCCGACAAATTCTTCCCCCAGCCAGGTCAACTTATAGAATGGAAATTTGAAAAATCTAGACTTTAA
- a CDS encoding cob(I)yrinic acid a,c-diamide adenosyltransferase has protein sequence MGKIHIYTGDGKGKTTASLGLAIRAIGNGLKVGIIYFDKGGEYYSERKILDKLEPYGLKYQAFGLPRMMGSRFRFDNIPEDINQAKEAIQCAKEWMTINLDMLILDEINTTVKTELLELNDLLNLVKQKPKHLELILTGRYAPNEIIELADLVSEIRAVRHYSEKGLDARQGIEY, from the coding sequence ATAGGAAAAATACATATATATACTGGCGATGGCAAGGGAAAAACCACCGCTTCTCTGGGGCTGGCTATACGAGCTATTGGCAATGGCTTAAAAGTCGGCATTATCTATTTTGATAAAGGCGGAGAATATTACAGCGAAAGAAAAATATTGGACAAATTGGAACCATATGGTCTAAAATACCAAGCTTTTGGCCTACCTCGTATGATGGGCAGCCGATTTCGTTTTGATAATATACCCGAAGATATAAATCAAGCCAAAGAAGCTATACAATGTGCCAAAGAGTGGATGACTATTAATTTAGATATGCTCATACTAGACGAAATAAACACTACAGTAAAAACTGAGCTTCTAGAATTAAATGACCTACTAAATCTAGTAAAACAAAAACCTAAACACTTGGAGCTTATTTTGACTGGACGCTATGCTCCAAATGAAATCATTGAACTAGCTGACTTGGTTAGTGAGATAAGAGCTGTCCGACATTACTCTGAAAAAGGCTTGGATGCTCGTCAGGGAATAGAATATTAA